The sequence taattaatataaggATTACACTGATAgacctaaaaaatatcaagcaaGGACTTCattgaataaatttacaaaattagactaaaataatatatatatatatatatatatatatattatttaaagggcaaattgatattttgttatttatatggtttttatatttttctataaataaaaaattatgcctCTTATTTATATGGTGTTTATACACAAAcacctaaaaacaaaacaaaaaactagtaTTCAAAGGTATATCAATCCctccccctccctccctccctccctccctccctccctcttaaAATGGTTTAGGATATTTTTTACTGGTGGTTCGTGTGGATTAATGTTAAAAGTCAGATATTTATACGATTTGTGATTTGTGACAACTTAACCTTGAAGCAAGTATTCCAATCCGAAAAGAATATAtaatctttagataatcttcgtATAAATCCTAAACAACTCTAGATCTATCTAAtatgagattttaaatttatcattttaattgcgtttatatacattaaaaaacccaacacttttaaaaataaactcttCTTTTTAGTGATACGGGTTGGGTGGTTGGGtcttacaaaaaaatttcaaacgcATCTTCAACAATATATTTGGAATATCTACATGTCATCTTCTATACACATTGACTTACTCTTCAATccatttttctatataaaatagtTGAGATCTTTTCAAAATGACAAAGATACTtaataaaagtaaatgaaattTCTAATGTcacaaacaggaaaaaaaggGTGATTTAAACACCCATTCTCAATTTGAATAACCAATTTTCTTTCGGACCAATCCTCTCAGAAGTGGAGACCACTGTTCTTCAACCTCGCTACTAACATGATGCAGGGATGAGTTCACTTGATGTTGTTGAAGATGATGCAAGGCcaaccaaaaaacaattattaaaagaatgcatgaaatatataaaagatatagGGCGGGTAAGTTTACTACTATGAGCTACAGGTATTAGACATCTGAGAAATATGGAAGAAAACAGAGAAATGCATTTCACTAATAAATATGGCTATAAAACACAATCTAATAAGAGCATACATGGCCACCACAGCAGTGACCCCAAAGGGGCAGAAACAGCAAAACCAATAGAAATGCATCAGAGAATACAATTCTGAACGTGAAGGACCAGAGAGAGTTTTAGCCTTCAAAATCTGTTTTAACCCACTGGGTGTGGCCGTACTTGCTCTTCATCTTATCATCAAACTCCTTCTCTTTAATTTCGACAATTTTAGCTACATTTGCCATGGATTCCTCTTGTACTCTTGCAATCCTTCTGCTCCTCTTCCTGGCTGTAGCCTCCCTCTCAGCTTCCAACCCCTCGTACTCTCTAACCCAACAGTTATGCACGGCACAACTCAACACTAACACAACCAGCTGCATTATGAGCATCGCCATCAAAACCCCACATTCCAATCTCACCAAGAGCTTGGCCTCTCTGGGGTCCCTGCTGGATTTGAGCATAGCAAGGCTGGGCTTCTCTCTTGTAAACAAGGCTAATATGCTCAGGACTTGTCCAACTAAAGAGGCAAGGAGGAGAGAAACATGGGTTATGAAACAAACGTGAGTGAGCTGAGAGTAGAAGCCAACGAAGGAGGAGAGTAGAGAAATGCAAGAGCCAACAAGTAAAGCAAATCCCAGTGAAGTCGGAGGCATTTTGAGGAGAACTATGGGAGCTATAGAGGCTGAGGAAAGGATAAAAAGAGTGAAATTCAAGCATGAAAGGAGAAGGCTTGGGAAAGAACACGAGCTTCTAAGCTTAGAGGAGGCCATGTTTTTGGTTGATGTTGGAGCTGTCCCGAGTTTTTGCTGTTGAAAAGAGTGAGGGTATTTGAATTCATATATAGTGGAGGTGGGATTTGGCCGTTGGAGGCTAAGGTTAACGGCTAGGGAGGAGATGGGCCACTTTAGCACCTCTAATGGTGATGATGACGATGCATCGTTCCCTCTCCACATGGTTCAAACTTTGAACTTTGGAGTAAGTGGTtcgattttaattttcaaggcGTACTGTTCGGGCTTCAAATTATCAAATTAGGAAAATCACTTTTTGTCTATATTATACTTTATATTAAAGTCGAGCTATCATTCGACCAAGGTTAATGTAGAAATGAAGACAATTGTGACGGTACCCCAGCCCGTGACAAAATTTCCATTGCTTATATTCAAAAACAGTTGCCCACAATTGGAGACAAACAGGACCATGGAAAGGTTCAAGAAAAAGACAATGGAGGCTCCCAGTAATATTGGTGCACGTACTATCAGGAGGAGCACGAAACAttcgtggttttttttttttttttttatatcagactATGGAGAAGAACTGAGGGTGATGAAACCAGGGATGGTTTGACACAAGGATCAATTACTTTCAAAATTGAGTACAACGTTAAATGATGTCAAGAAAGTGAAGTTTACATAGATTTGTACAAGCATTAATccagataattttggaaggatgAACTGAGGAGCATGATTTTGGTAATAAATCACTTTAAACTTGAGATTATCTTCAAATTACTTCAACTTCAATTAGTCGAGCAAAAGAATATTCCTGGCTTTTTTTAGGTGAATAGAACTTCAATTCAAGTGCCagatttttctcttctctccatGCCTTGTCCTTCGCCTTCTCAATATTGGCATCACCGTTTTCCTAGTTGCTAATGAAACCCCCTTTAAGCACAATTATCTAAGACATAAATTCAAAGTTTCAGGAAAAAAGAACTCGATGCTCTTATAATTGAGAATCTTTTATATCCAACATATCATCAAAGATACTACGAATGTGGAGGGGAGTACTTGGAGAAACCTCCACAGCCCATTTCCTCTACCACTACGCTCTCCATACTCACATGGCAAGAATTAAAACATGCATTCCATTTTACTAATTTTCTATGAAACTCATTTTGGTTAAGAGTTGTCACCATATAATAGCACACTTATATCACTAGTGGGATGGCCTTCGTTCTCTCTCGCATCACTaataatgtttaatatttttctctccTATCACTAACAATATATCCTAAATTAGGAAGAAAACCCAAGTCTTTACACAAGTAATGAGATACACAAACTTCAGCCATTCCAGACCTGAAAGAATTTTGATATAAGCAAATACGCATCAAACAATAAATGTGCCTTTATCAAAAGCTTGTAAACAATAGCCCCAAAGAAATGATCATTAATGCTGGGCacggaaaaaaaaatgcttatatCACAACAAATAATAACTCCAAAGAACCAGTAGAATGGTCATTGAtgttgggaaaaaaagaaacagcaaACGACATTTATGTTCCATGGAAATTCTTTAAGAAATCAAATGACCAATGTAAATGACAAGGATGGGCAACTCTACCCATTTTTCTAACACCAATCATGATGAATGGGTTAGAATGGCCTCAACTCTATCTAAAGATGCTTGCAGCCTTCCCGAGTTCATGTTGAACAATGGCTCATCAGTGCCCAAAGCCCTGAAAGTGTAATAAGGTTTCATCTATGAGCCATAAcatgcaaataaataaacaatggcAGCTAATTGAATTATGTGGCATGTAACCCCAACATGAGAAACAGTTAACAACAGTAGCACTGTAATCATAAACTTCTCCTTCATGAGCTAATAATGCACTGAAGATCCAAGAACTTGCCCAGTAATTTCTGGAAGAACATAATCTGCCCTCCACCCAAACCGCAAATCCATGCCAGGGAACAACCCGAGTGACGTCTTATTCTGAATCCGAGATATGCCATCTCCACCTAAACAAGTTGTAAGCTTCCATTTCCAACCAGTAGCATGCAACTGAAAATTATGGCCTATGCCTACCTATATTTCCAAGATTTACGAGTCCAATTACCACAAAACGCATACATCTGAGTTCAATAACAAATAAGCTATCCAAAGTACAAGCTCTTCTCTTTGAAAACTAGCACACTAAAGTTCTCAAGATGTGGAAAAGGATCAAACCACACCTGGAGATTTAGAAACTTGGTAACAGGGATCTTCTTTGAAAGAATGCGTACATCCTGATGTATTGGCTCATATATGAATTTCCACCTCCGCTCAGGGGACAAAGGTTTTAGAACAATCTTGCCTTGGAATTCATTGACTGGAGCATTATAGAACTGAATCAAAATAGGGACTCCAAAAATCACAACCAGACAAACAACAGATCAATTAATGCATGTATAGCAGCACATCATacgaaaaacaacaaaacaattgAGTATGCATCGCCAAAATAGACATCTAttcattgaaagaaaaaaaaaatccattcaaCCATAGCTGAAATGAGAACAGgaacatgaatatttttttatgttttgtttgacAACATACCGATATTCGTCACTCTAACAGGAGCAATAAAtcagttatttattttcttttgctacACACTACCTTGTCAAATTTTCCAAGCAATAAAATCTCACAAAAGCTTAAGGTTCCACTCAGAAATTCAAAACTTTCATGATCACATCTTAGTGCTTTGATTAGATTAGTCGTCTATCTTTGATAACAGAAAAATGCTCCCCAGTCATTTGTGTCAATTACTCTGCACAGAAATGTGAATCCATGTGAAGGATCCACAACAACGAATTCAAGTCGAAATAGGACATTTTTCAAACATGGAAAGCTTGCACGATTTTCCAAAATGGTCAAAGCTAGAGCTATTCACCAGACAGCATAGTAGATAGAAAATGGCAGGAACATCGAACGAGAATACGAGTAGATTGCCATAATGGATCAATCTTCATATTTACAAGTATCTTACATCTGCAAGGAATAACCAACACcacaaaaaaacacattttcttttaCAATGTTACATTTCCAGCATaggacaaaaagaaaaagaaaaaaaaaaaccctcacaTCTCCACTCTCAGTGATCATCTTCCACACATAACATAGCAAAAACtagcaataacaaaaataatccaTTTTTTCCAACCTGTACTGTATATCTTGGCAAGCAAAAAAGggcaagaaaattcaaattttacctCTAAATTGACACCAACGCGAATCCCCTCAATCTCCTTTCTAAACTTGAGAAACAGCTCAGATGGCATCAAATTGATATTGTAAAGCTCTTCCCATGAAGTGGGCTCCTCTCCATTTGAACCAGGATCCATTTTTCAACTGCAAAATAAAACAACCAGCCGTCTCTCTCAAACTTTGTTATTATTGCtgttattattcataaaaaacaaacctttttgtttgctttgaaATGAACGAaatttctttcatgtttctttATTACTGAAAAAGCTTATGAAGAAGACGAATTCTATGGCGAAGCAACAGTACCTTATTGCTATACTACTGTGTACGCATACGAGTATTTGTCCTTGTATAATTATACCACGTACGGACTGAGAAAGGAAAACGAGCTTTGTAAAGAGTGAAGGACACCACAGAGGTTTCGTTCCAGAACAAGACTGGTTGGTGGGGTACAATCTATTAGATACCTAAGATACCCCTTCTCT is a genomic window of Populus alba chromosome 18, ASM523922v2, whole genome shotgun sequence containing:
- the LOC118056691 gene encoding uncharacterized protein produces the protein MDPGSNGEEPTSWEELYNINLMPSELFLKFRKEIEGIRVGVNLEFYNAPVNEFQGKIVLKPLSPERRWKFIYEPIHQDVRILSKKIPVTKFLNLQVGIGHNFQLHATGWKWKLTTCLGGDGISRIQNKTSLGLFPGMDLRFGWRADYVLPEITGALGTDEPLFNMNSGRLQASLDRVEAILTHSS
- the LOC118056690 gene encoding uncharacterized protein, with the protein product MASSKLRSSCSFPSLLLSCLNFTLFILSSASIAPIVLLKMPPTSLGFALLVGSCISLLSSFVGFYSQLTHVCFITHVSLLLASLVGQVLSILALFTREKPSLAMLKSSRDPREAKLLVRLECGVLMAMLIMQLVVLVLSCAVHNCWVREYEGLEAEREATARKRSRRIARVQEESMANVAKIVEIKEKEFDDKMKSKYGHTQWVKTDFEG